The following proteins are encoded in a genomic region of Phalacrocorax carbo chromosome 2, bPhaCar2.1, whole genome shotgun sequence:
- the LOC104042555 gene encoding C-C chemokine receptor type 8, whose product MNPTSQFLGTTEYDYGYDENTAPCNEGNSFRRFKSLCLPILYCLVFVFCLLGNSLVLWVLLTRKRLITMTDICLLNLAASDLLFVVPLPFQAHYASDQWVFGNTMCKIMAGIYYTGFYSSIFFITLMSIDRYIAIVHAVYAMRIRTASCGIIISLILWLVAGLASVPSIMFNQQLEIEQSVQCVSTYPPGDNTWKVASQFAVNILGLLIPLSILICCYTEILKNLQKCKNRNKIKAIKMIFIIVIVFFLFWTPFNIALFLDSLQSLHIINDCKASYQIALALQLTETISFIHCCLNPVIYAFAGVIFKAHLKELLQSCVRIISSPVGGAGAGQSFSMATQLSGCSDSTGFL is encoded by the coding sequence ATGAATCCCACAAGCCAGTTCCTTGGCACAACAGAATATGACTATGGATATGATGAAAACACTGCTCCGTGCAATGAAGGAAACAGCTTTCGCAGGTTCAAATCCCTCTGTCTGCCAATCCTTTACTGCCTTGTGTTTGTCTTCTGCCTTCTGGGAAACTCCTTGGTCCTCTGGGTTCTCCTGACCAGGAAAAGGCTGATAACGATGACTGACATCTGCCTGCTGAACCTTGCAGCCTCTGATCTCCTCTTCGTTGTGCCTCTCCCTTTCCAAGCCCACTATGCTTCAGACCAGTGGGTTTTTGGCAACACTATGTGCAAGATAATGGCTGGCATTTATTACACAGGTTTTTATAGCAGCATTTTCTTTATAACCCTCATGAGCATAGACAGGTATATAGCAATTGTCCATGCTGTCTATGCCATGAGGATACGGACAGCCTCTTGTGGCATAATTATCAGTTTAATCCTGTGGCTGGTGGCTGGCCTGGCTTCTGTACCCAGCATCATGTTCAACCAGCAGCTGGAAATTGAGCAGTCTGTGCAGTGTGTCTCCACATACCCCCCAGGAGACAATACCTGGAAAGTCGCTTCACAGTTTGCGGTCAATATCTTGGGCCTCTTGATTCCCCTTAGCATCCTTATTTGCTGCTACACCGAGATACtgaaaaacctgcaaaaatgcaaaaatcgGAACAAGATCAAGGCGATCAAGATGATTTTCATCATTgtcattgttttcttcctcttctggaCTCCCTTCAACATCGCACTGTTCCTAGActccctgcagagcctgcaCATCATCAATGACTGCAAGGCGAGCTATCAGATAGCCCTGGCCCTGCAGCTGACTGAAACCATCTCCTTCATCCACTGCTGCCTGAACCCTGTGATCTACGCCTTTGCTGGAGTGATATTCAAGGCCCATCTTAAAGAACTACTTCAGTCCTGTGTCCGTATCATCTCCAGCCCTGTCGGAGGTGCGGGGGCTGGTCAGTCGTTTTCAATGGCCACCCAGCTCTCTGGCTGCTCTGACAGCACAGGGTTCCTGTGA